Proteins encoded within one genomic window of Actinomycetota bacterium:
- a CDS encoding phosphoenolpyruvate carboxylase: protein MSDPVADPSAPEDAPALSALAVQGGDRAPLGAALRRDIRLLGRLLGETIVRHEGQAVLDMVERVRRLSKATRRSSPSSASAAAQLDALLSGTDLHTATLLVRAFSSYFHLANIAEQVHRADERSHPWGDEGPIGTAVDDMVASGVTTAELEELMGRLELRLVFTAHPTEAVRQSILTQRRRLARLLEQRSNPRASEDDRRRAEREIAEVVDLIWQTDELRRERPGPVDEARSVMFYLDELFTGVVPDLLADMAAHLARAGVELPPGARPIRFGTWVGGDRDGNPSVTPEVTLDVLRLLREMALRNLAVAVEDLIARLSSSTRVVGVSPGLRSSLAIDRALLPEVYAQFGNLNAEEPYRLKCSYVLQRLRNTRHRLAEGAPPRPGLEYADTAALLDDLEVMRESLVDNGGELTARGSLDRVLRVAAAFGMGLATMDIREHSEVHHRALSSVFERLALAATGEGTGEGTGEGTGEGTGEGAGEGTGDRTAYRDLAPAERQAVLSAELRRARPLTSPATRLVGDAGDVLRLFEAVREALDVFGDESIESYVISMTRGPGDVLAACVLAREAGLVDLGAGIARIGFVPLLETVTELRRAGPILAELLADPGYRQLVRLRGDGQEVMLGYSDSNKDVGITTSIWEIHRAQRALRDVARHHGVHLRLFHGRGGTVGRGGGPTGDAILAQPYGTLDGAIKITEQGEVISDKYGLPTLARRNLEVATAAVLRASLLHRESRVPLSVIDEWDAVMDVVSEGALVSYRALVDDPRLVEYFRASTPVEELAALNIGSRPIRRAEGAGAGGLVSLRAIPWVFGWTQSRQVVPGWFGVGSGLARARAEGWSERLGAMYRDWHFFRTFVSNVEMVLFKTDLAIARRYVERLVPPALHDLFEVIVDEHRRTVTEVLALTGERRLLDNHPLLQRTLEVRNAYLDPISYLQVSLLSRIRNSMRSDPELDRALLLTINGIANGLRNTG from the coding sequence ATGAGCGACCCGGTAGCCGACCCCTCCGCGCCCGAGGACGCGCCCGCGCTGTCGGCCCTGGCCGTCCAGGGGGGCGACCGGGCACCGCTGGGAGCCGCCCTGCGCCGGGACATCCGCCTGCTCGGCCGCCTGCTGGGCGAGACCATCGTCCGCCACGAGGGCCAGGCCGTGCTCGACATGGTCGAGCGGGTCCGCCGGCTGAGCAAGGCCACCCGGCGCTCGTCCCCGTCGTCGGCCTCGGCTGCGGCCCAGCTCGACGCCCTCCTGTCGGGGACCGACCTGCACACGGCCACCTTGCTCGTGCGGGCCTTCTCCTCGTACTTCCACCTGGCCAATATCGCCGAGCAGGTCCACCGGGCCGACGAGCGTTCCCATCCTTGGGGGGACGAGGGGCCCATCGGCACGGCCGTCGACGACATGGTGGCCTCGGGGGTCACCACCGCCGAGCTCGAAGAGCTCATGGGGCGCCTGGAGCTACGCCTGGTGTTCACCGCCCACCCCACCGAGGCCGTGCGCCAGTCGATCCTGACCCAGCGCCGGCGCCTGGCCCGCCTCCTCGAGCAACGGTCGAACCCCCGGGCTTCCGAGGACGACCGCCGCCGGGCCGAACGGGAGATCGCCGAGGTCGTCGACCTGATCTGGCAGACAGACGAGCTGCGCCGGGAGCGTCCGGGGCCGGTCGACGAGGCCCGCTCGGTGATGTTCTACCTCGACGAGCTTTTCACCGGGGTCGTGCCCGACCTGCTGGCCGACATGGCCGCCCACTTGGCCCGGGCCGGCGTGGAGCTACCGCCGGGCGCGCGGCCGATCCGGTTCGGCACGTGGGTCGGGGGTGACCGTGACGGTAACCCGTCGGTCACGCCCGAGGTGACCCTCGACGTGCTCCGCCTGCTGCGGGAGATGGCCCTGCGCAACCTGGCCGTGGCTGTGGAGGACCTGATCGCCCGCCTCAGCAGTTCGACACGGGTGGTGGGGGTGTCGCCCGGGCTGCGCTCCAGCCTGGCCATCGACCGGGCGCTGCTGCCCGAGGTCTACGCCCAGTTCGGCAACCTCAACGCCGAGGAGCCCTACCGGCTGAAGTGCTCATACGTGCTCCAGCGGCTGCGCAACACCCGCCACCGCCTGGCCGAGGGTGCCCCACCCCGGCCCGGCCTGGAGTACGCCGACACGGCCGCCCTGCTCGACGATCTCGAGGTCATGCGGGAGTCATTGGTCGACAACGGCGGGGAGCTGACCGCCCGGGGCAGCCTCGACCGGGTCTTGCGGGTGGCGGCCGCCTTCGGCATGGGGCTGGCCACGATGGACATCCGCGAACACAGCGAGGTCCACCACCGGGCCCTGTCGTCGGTCTTCGAACGCCTGGCCTTGGCCGCCACCGGCGAGGGCACCGGCGAGGGGACCGGCGAGGGCACCGGCGAGGGCACCGGCGAGGGCGCCGGCGAGGGCACCGGCGACCGGACCGCCTACCGGGACTTGGCACCGGCCGAGCGCCAGGCCGTCCTGTCGGCCGAGCTGCGCCGGGCGCGGCCCCTCACGTCGCCGGCCACTCGCCTGGTGGGCGACGCCGGGGACGTGCTGCGCCTTTTCGAGGCCGTGCGGGAGGCCCTCGACGTGTTCGGCGACGAGTCCATCGAGAGCTATGTGATCTCCATGACCCGGGGGCCGGGCGACGTGCTGGCGGCCTGCGTGCTGGCCCGGGAGGCGGGCCTGGTCGACCTGGGAGCAGGCATCGCCCGCATCGGGTTCGTCCCCCTGCTGGAGACGGTCACCGAGCTACGCCGGGCCGGACCGATCCTGGCCGAGCTACTCGCCGACCCGGGCTATCGCCAGCTCGTGCGCCTGCGGGGCGACGGGCAGGAGGTCATGCTCGGTTACTCGGACTCCAACAAGGACGTCGGCATCACGACTTCGATCTGGGAGATCCACCGGGCCCAGCGGGCCCTGCGGGACGTGGCCCGCCACCACGGCGTGCACCTGCGCCTGTTCCACGGGCGGGGCGGCACCGTGGGCCGGGGCGGGGGCCCCACGGGCGACGCCATTCTGGCCCAGCCCTACGGGACGCTCGACGGCGCCATCAAGATCACCGAGCAGGGCGAGGTCATCTCCGACAAGTACGGCCTGCCCACCCTGGCCCGCCGCAACCTGGAGGTGGCCACCGCGGCCGTCCTGCGGGCGTCGCTGCTCCACCGTGAGTCGAGGGTCCCCCTGAGCGTGATCGACGAGTGGGACGCGGTCATGGACGTCGTCTCCGAGGGGGCGCTGGTGTCCTACCGGGCCCTGGTCGACGACCCCCGGCTGGTCGAGTACTTCCGGGCCTCCACCCCCGTCGAGGAGCTGGCCGCCCTCAACATCGGCTCCCGTCCCATCCGCCGGGCCGAGGGTGCGGGCGCGGGCGGGCTGGTGTCCCTGCGGGCCATCCCCTGGGTCTTCGGGTGGACCCAGTCCCGCCAGGTCGTGCCCGGGTGGTTCGGGGTCGGCTCGGGCCTGGCCCGCGCCCGGGCCGAGGGCTGGTCGGAGCGGCTGGGGGCCATGTACCGCGACTGGCACTTCTTCCGGACGTTCGTGTCCAACGTGGAGATGGTGCTGTTCAAGACCGACCTGGCCATCGCCCGCCGCTACGTCGAGCGCCTGGTCCCACCGGCCCTGCACGACCTGTTCGAGGTGATCGTCGACGAGCACCGGCGCACGGTCACCGAGGTGCTGGCTCTTACCGGTGAACGCCGGTTGCTCGACAACCATCCCCTGCTCCAGCGCACCCTCGAGGTCCGCAACGCCTACCTCGACCCCATCAGCTACCTCCAGGTCTCGCTGCTGTCGCGCATCCGCAACTCCATGCGTTCCGACCCCGAGCTCGACCGGGCCCTGCTCCTGACCATCAACGGCATCGCCAACGGCCTGCGCAACACCGGCTGA
- a CDS encoding MBL fold metallo-hydrolase has product MAPGPGIERVVTSGVFALDGQQWEVENNVWLVGDENEVIVVDAAHEVGPIVEAVAGRRVTAIVLTHGHNDHINAALPLAEDVGSPPVWLHPEDTMLWRQVYPAAMPTHWLADGQVITGGGVELTAIHTPGHSPGGCCFYDGAGHLFSGDTLFEGGPGNTSRSFSHFPTIIASVRDRLLGLPPETVVHTGHGNSTTIGAEAPHLGEWVARGH; this is encoded by the coding sequence ATGGCTCCCGGACCGGGGATCGAGCGGGTGGTCACCTCGGGCGTGTTCGCCCTCGACGGCCAGCAGTGGGAGGTCGAGAACAACGTCTGGCTGGTGGGCGACGAGAACGAGGTGATCGTGGTCGACGCGGCCCACGAGGTCGGGCCCATCGTGGAGGCCGTGGCCGGACGCCGGGTGACCGCCATCGTGCTGACCCACGGCCACAACGACCACATCAATGCCGCCTTGCCCCTGGCCGAGGACGTGGGCAGCCCCCCCGTCTGGCTCCACCCCGAGGACACGATGCTGTGGCGCCAGGTCTACCCGGCGGCCATGCCCACCCACTGGCTGGCCGACGGCCAGGTCATCACCGGCGGAGGCGTCGAGCTGACCGCCATCCACACCCCGGGCCACAGCCCGGGTGGGTGCTGCTTCTACGACGGGGCCGGCCACCTTTTCAGCGGCGACACCCTGTTCGAGGGAGGGCCGGGCAATACCAGCCGCAGCTTCAGCCACTTCCCGACGATCATCGCCTCGGTGCGTGACCGCCTCCTGGGCCTGCCCCCCGAGACCGTCGTGCACACCGGCCACGGCAACTCCACCACCATCGGGGCCGAGGCCCCCCACCTGGGGGAGTGGGTGGCCCGGGGCCACTGA
- a CDS encoding S-(hydroxymethyl)mycothiol dehydrogenase, translated as MVHEVRAVVARAKGEAVGVQTVLVPDPGPGEALVRVQACGVCHTDLHYRQGAINDDFPFLLGHEAAGFVEAVGPGVTSPRPGDFVVLNWRAVCGQCRACLRGRPWYCFATHNATQKMTLADGTPLSPALGIGAFAERTLVAAGQCTPVDAAAPPEVAGLLGCGVMAGLGAALFTGEVGRGDSVAVFGCGGVGDAAIAGARLAGATKIIAVDRVAKKLEWARGFGATHTVNADEEDPVEAVRQITGGFGADVCIEAVGHPKVMEQAFYARDLAGTLVQVGVPSPDMRIDLPMIEFFGRGGRLRPSWYGDCLPSRDFPVMIDLYLQGRLPLNRFVTETIGLDEIEDAFGRMERGEVLRSVVVFAEAAG; from the coding sequence ATGGTGCACGAGGTGCGGGCCGTGGTGGCCAGGGCCAAGGGCGAGGCGGTAGGCGTGCAGACGGTGCTGGTGCCCGACCCGGGGCCGGGCGAGGCCCTGGTGCGGGTGCAGGCCTGCGGGGTGTGCCACACCGACTTGCACTACCGCCAGGGGGCCATCAACGACGACTTCCCGTTCCTGCTGGGCCACGAGGCAGCCGGCTTCGTGGAGGCCGTGGGCCCGGGGGTCACGTCGCCCCGGCCCGGCGACTTCGTGGTCCTCAACTGGCGGGCGGTGTGCGGCCAGTGCCGGGCCTGCCTGCGGGGCCGGCCGTGGTACTGCTTCGCCACCCACAACGCCACCCAGAAGATGACGCTGGCCGACGGGACGCCCCTGTCGCCGGCCCTGGGCATCGGGGCCTTCGCCGAACGCACCTTGGTGGCCGCCGGCCAGTGCACGCCCGTGGACGCCGCCGCGCCCCCCGAGGTGGCCGGGCTGCTGGGCTGCGGGGTCATGGCCGGCCTGGGGGCCGCCCTGTTCACCGGCGAGGTGGGCCGGGGCGACTCGGTGGCCGTGTTCGGCTGCGGGGGGGTGGGCGACGCCGCCATCGCCGGCGCCCGCCTGGCCGGGGCCACCAAGATCATCGCCGTGGACCGGGTGGCCAAGAAGCTGGAGTGGGCCCGGGGGTTCGGGGCCACCCACACGGTCAACGCCGACGAGGAGGACCCCGTCGAGGCCGTCCGCCAGATAACCGGCGGGTTCGGGGCCGACGTGTGCATCGAGGCCGTGGGCCACCCCAAGGTCATGGAGCAGGCGTTCTATGCCCGCGACCTGGCCGGCACCCTCGTACAGGTGGGCGTGCCCAGCCCCGACATGCGCATCGACCTGCCCATGATCGAGTTCTTCGGGCGGGGCGGACGCCTGCGGCCGAGCTGGTACGGCGACTGCCTGCCTTCGCGCGACTTCCCGGTGATGATCGACCTCTACCTCCAGGGGCGGCTGCCGCTCAACCGGTTCGTGACCGAGACCATCGGCCTCGACGAGATCGAGGACGCCTTCGGGCGCATGGAGCGGGGCGAGGTGCTGCGCTCGGTGGTCGTGTTCGCCGAGGCGGCCGGCTGA
- a CDS encoding Lrp/AsnC ligand binding domain-containing protein: MAVSAYVLVQTEVGKAAQVADEVSKIDGVVSAEDVTGPYDVIVRAEAGTMDDLGRLVVSRVQLIDGITRTLTCPVVHL; encoded by the coding sequence ATGGCTGTCAGCGCGTACGTGCTCGTACAGACCGAGGTGGGCAAGGCGGCCCAGGTCGCCGACGAGGTCTCGAAGATCGACGGCGTGGTCTCGGCCGAGGACGTGACCGGTCCCTACGACGTGATCGTCCGGGCTGAGGCGGGCACGATGGACGACCTCGGGCGCCTGGTCGTGAGCCGCGTGCAGCTCATCGACGGCATCACCCGCACCCTCACCTGCCCAGTCGTCCACCTGTAG
- a CDS encoding D-alanine--D-alanine ligase family protein → MAGAGRVTLVVLFGGRSAEHDVSCVSAVSALRALDRGRYDIVPVGITAEGRWVRAEEAARLLATGAPLPPALEAAGPTLDPLAAVAPGPGGQPTVVLPLLHGPFGEDGTVQGLLEVAGVPYVGSGVLGSAAAMDKVVAKRLLAEAGLAVAHYLPFRENELAATTPAAVAADVEAALGWPVFVKPANLGSSVGVSMAGDAGELAAALATALAYDEWVLVEEAVTGREIECGVLGDLDPRASVPGEVRPSRPFYDYEDKYEAGTAELLVPAPLSEAVTAEVQRLSVAAFRAVRAEGMARVDFFFDEGGRGLVVNEVNTIPGFTPISMYPRMWEASGLAYPRLLDRLVELALERHTRRSARTGRPRTTGGRLGR, encoded by the coding sequence GTGGCCGGGGCCGGGCGGGTCACGCTGGTCGTGCTGTTCGGCGGAAGGTCGGCCGAGCACGACGTGTCCTGCGTGTCGGCCGTCTCGGCCCTGCGCGCCCTCGACCGAGGCCGGTACGACATCGTGCCCGTGGGCATCACCGCCGAGGGCCGGTGGGTACGGGCCGAGGAGGCCGCCCGCCTGCTGGCCACCGGCGCCCCGCTGCCCCCCGCCCTGGAGGCGGCCGGCCCCACCCTCGACCCGCTGGCGGCCGTCGCCCCCGGTCCTGGCGGCCAGCCGACGGTCGTGCTGCCCCTGCTGCACGGCCCCTTCGGCGAGGACGGCACCGTGCAGGGCCTGCTGGAGGTGGCGGGGGTGCCCTACGTGGGCTCGGGGGTCCTCGGCTCGGCGGCCGCCATGGACAAGGTCGTGGCCAAGCGGCTGCTGGCCGAGGCCGGGCTGGCCGTGGCCCACTACCTGCCCTTCCGGGAGAACGAGCTGGCGGCCACCACGCCCGCGGCCGTGGCCGCCGACGTGGAGGCCGCCCTGGGCTGGCCGGTGTTCGTCAAGCCCGCCAACCTGGGGTCGTCGGTGGGGGTGTCGATGGCCGGGGACGCCGGTGAACTGGCGGCTGCCCTGGCCACCGCCCTGGCCTACGACGAGTGGGTGCTGGTGGAGGAGGCCGTCACCGGCCGGGAGATCGAGTGCGGGGTCCTCGGCGACCTCGACCCGCGGGCTTCGGTGCCCGGCGAGGTGCGCCCCAGCCGCCCGTTCTACGACTACGAGGACAAGTACGAAGCGGGCACGGCCGAACTGCTGGTGCCCGCGCCCCTATCCGAGGCGGTCACCGCCGAGGTGCAGCGCCTGTCGGTGGCCGCCTTCAGGGCCGTCCGGGCCGAGGGCATGGCGCGCGTCGACTTCTTCTTCGACGAGGGGGGCCGAGGGCTGGTGGTCAACGAGGTCAACACCATCCCCGGCTTCACGCCCATCTCGATGTACCCCCGGATGTGGGAGGCCTCGGGCTTGGCCTACCCCCGCCTGCTCGACCGCCTCGTCGAGCTGGCCCTCGAGCGCCACACCCGCCGCTCGGCCCGCACCGGCCGCCCCCGGACTACAGGTGGACGACTGGGCAGGTGA
- a CDS encoding PIG-L family deacetylase, with protein MTPRTLVVFHAHPDDEAIATGGTMAKAAEAGHRVVLVVATRGEHGEVAEGYLSPGEPLWQRRVAETHEAAKVLGATRVEFLGYVDSGMVGTPENDAPESFWQADVEEAAGRLASILTEEGADVLTIYDENGVYGHPDHVQVHRVGVRAAELAGTPRVYMSSIDQDRIRALFAEAMERGDPDLPGDLNLDDLNLGVPAERITTRVDVRDYIDVKRRAMAAHASQITEESFFLAMPVEQFVAAFGEEEYIFCGDPAQAGQNDLFAGL; from the coding sequence ATGACGCCGCGGACCCTGGTGGTGTTCCACGCCCATCCTGACGACGAGGCCATCGCCACCGGAGGCACCATGGCCAAGGCGGCCGAGGCCGGCCACCGCGTGGTGCTGGTCGTGGCCACCAGGGGCGAGCACGGCGAGGTGGCCGAGGGTTACCTGAGCCCCGGCGAGCCCCTGTGGCAGCGCCGGGTGGCCGAAACCCACGAAGCCGCCAAGGTGCTGGGCGCGACCCGGGTCGAGTTCCTGGGTTACGTCGACTCGGGCATGGTCGGTACCCCCGAGAACGACGCCCCCGAGTCCTTCTGGCAGGCGGACGTCGAGGAGGCCGCCGGGCGCCTCGCCTCCATCCTCACCGAGGAGGGGGCCGATGTCCTGACGATCTACGACGAGAACGGGGTGTACGGCCACCCCGACCACGTGCAGGTCCACCGGGTGGGCGTGCGGGCGGCCGAGCTGGCGGGCACGCCCCGGGTCTACATGAGCTCCATCGACCAGGACCGCATCCGGGCCCTGTTCGCCGAGGCCATGGAGCGGGGCGACCCTGACCTGCCGGGCGACCTGAACCTCGATGACCTGAACCTGGGCGTCCCCGCCGAGCGCATCACCACCAGGGTCGACGTTCGGGACTACATCGACGTCAAGCGCCGGGCCATGGCGGCCCACGCCAGCCAGATCACCGAGGAGTCGTTCTTCCTGGCTATGCCCGTCGAGCAGTTCGTGGCCGCCTTCGGCGAGGAGGAGTACATCTTCTGCGGCGACCCCGCCCAGGCGGGCCAGAACGACCTGTTCGCCGGGCTTTGA
- a CDS encoding family 1 glycosylhydrolase — protein MALPDGFRLGVAMSGGQTEGGFNGPGQPANNWWDWEQQGRVPRAGPALELWSRYEHVLDRAVAAGCGTVRLSVEWARCEPYPGRIDEDAFARYRAILAACHDRGLEPVLALHHFTHPRWLGPDFWLQLGSPDRFGQWAGAVAARLGDLCRHWFTVNEPNVLAFQSWFTGAMPPGRVGRTGDVVRALGHLLAGHVLAYRAVHHHQPDAVVTTNNHALSVYELDRLSTDVLLARWRGVERGDLRAWLAERRRAYHAAVPAPGLVEGAQRRVAASILRLDQAFPRAVSEVYSGPDHRPLDVVAFNFYDPVVGHRLRLPGRRTAGGRAWTPLRQIWDDTVDPDALALYCRLNHEPGLDLWVAENGLCNRVVDGYAVPRTDGWDRVSFLRANLAAVEGVAASGVPVTRYFHWSLADNYEWGSYQHRFGLYRVDQVPGASPVWHDLDAFGHDAAGEYRLLAGTGGPGPQNLRGNRGRNAHGSRAGFRAGR, from the coding sequence ATGGCCCTGCCGGACGGCTTCCGCTTGGGCGTAGCCATGTCGGGGGGCCAGACCGAGGGCGGGTTCAACGGCCCCGGCCAGCCGGCCAACAACTGGTGGGACTGGGAGCAGCAGGGCCGGGTGCCCCGGGCTGGTCCCGCCCTCGAGCTGTGGTCGCGTTACGAGCACGTCCTCGACCGGGCAGTGGCCGCCGGCTGCGGCACGGTCCGCCTGTCGGTCGAATGGGCCCGCTGCGAGCCCTACCCGGGGCGCATCGACGAGGACGCCTTCGCCCGCTACCGGGCCATCCTGGCGGCGTGCCACGACCGCGGCCTCGAACCCGTTCTCGCCCTCCACCACTTCACCCACCCCCGGTGGCTGGGGCCGGACTTCTGGCTGCAGTTGGGCTCACCCGACCGGTTCGGGCAGTGGGCCGGCGCGGTGGCGGCCCGCCTCGGGGACCTGTGCCGGCACTGGTTCACGGTCAACGAACCCAACGTGCTCGCCTTCCAGAGCTGGTTCACCGGGGCCATGCCCCCGGGCCGGGTGGGGCGCACGGGCGACGTCGTGCGGGCCCTGGGCCACTTGCTGGCCGGCCACGTGCTGGCCTACCGGGCGGTCCACCACCACCAGCCCGACGCGGTCGTGACCACCAACAACCACGCCCTGTCGGTCTACGAGCTCGACCGGCTGTCGACCGACGTGCTGCTGGCCCGGTGGCGAGGGGTCGAGCGGGGCGACCTGCGGGCCTGGCTGGCCGAGCGCCGCCGGGCCTACCACGCAGCCGTACCCGCCCCCGGCCTCGTCGAGGGGGCCCAGCGGCGGGTAGCAGCCAGCATCCTGCGCCTCGACCAGGCCTTCCCCCGGGCCGTGTCCGAGGTCTACTCGGGGCCCGACCACCGGCCCCTCGACGTGGTGGCCTTCAACTTCTACGACCCGGTGGTGGGCCACCGCCTGCGCCTGCCCGGGCGGCGCACGGCCGGCGGGCGGGCATGGACGCCGTTGCGCCAGATCTGGGACGACACCGTCGACCCCGACGCCCTGGCCCTGTACTGCCGGCTCAACCACGAGCCCGGCCTCGACCTGTGGGTGGCCGAGAACGGCCTGTGCAACCGGGTGGTCGACGGCTACGCCGTCCCCCGCACCGACGGCTGGGACCGGGTCTCGTTCCTGCGGGCCAACCTGGCGGCCGTCGAGGGGGTGGCGGCCTCGGGGGTGCCCGTGACCCGCTACTTCCACTGGTCGCTGGCCGACAACTACGAGTGGGGCAGCTACCAGCACCGCTTCGGCCTCTACCGGGTCGACCAGGTGCCCGGGGCCAGTCCCGTGTGGCACGACCTCGACGCCTTCGGCCACGACGCCGCCGGTGAGTACCGCCTCCTGGCCGGAACGGGCGGGCCGGGACCACAAAACCTGCGCGGGAACCGTGGGCGAAACGCCCACGGTTCCCGCGCAGGTTTCAGAGCGGGCCGGTGA
- a CDS encoding galactose-1-phosphate uridylyltransferase, with product MNDPLTGAEVFITPSRQDRPEHGTGADGGDGAGGEGGGCPFCPGGAEAPEPYDVRWFVNRWPAMDGDRCEVVLFSPDHGASLAGLGPEGVRRVVDLWAERTVALGSRPDVGYVLVFENRGAEVGATIDHPHGQIYGFAHVPPAARRELGANPCPVCYEPAGDRLVAESPGWRAWVPEAATWPFAMVLAPLGHRADLPSLAPWERDALAALMADALGRLDRLFGAPMPYMLWVHQRPTDGGQWPGAHLHVEVAPLYRSPSTPRFVAAGELGSGVYFNPVAPADAAARLRGAGVTP from the coding sequence GTGAACGACCCGCTCACCGGGGCCGAGGTGTTCATCACGCCCAGCCGCCAGGACCGGCCCGAGCACGGCACCGGCGCCGACGGCGGCGACGGCGCCGGTGGGGAGGGCGGGGGTTGCCCGTTCTGCCCCGGGGGGGCCGAGGCCCCCGAGCCCTACGACGTGCGGTGGTTCGTCAACCGGTGGCCGGCCATGGACGGCGACCGGTGCGAGGTCGTCCTCTTCAGCCCCGACCACGGAGCCAGCCTGGCCGGGCTGGGACCCGAGGGGGTGCGCCGGGTCGTCGACCTGTGGGCCGAGCGCACCGTCGCCCTCGGGTCCCGACCCGACGTGGGTTACGTGCTCGTGTTCGAGAACCGGGGGGCCGAGGTCGGGGCCACCATCGACCACCCTCACGGCCAGATCTACGGGTTCGCCCACGTGCCGCCCGCGGCCCGCCGGGAGCTGGGAGCCAACCCTTGCCCCGTCTGCTACGAGCCCGCCGGGGACCGCCTGGTGGCCGAGTCGCCGGGCTGGCGGGCGTGGGTGCCCGAGGCCGCGACGTGGCCGTTCGCCATGGTGCTGGCCCCCCTGGGCCACCGGGCCGACTTGCCCTCCCTGGCCCCCTGGGAGCGCGACGCGCTGGCCGCCCTGATGGCCGATGCCCTGGGCCGGCTCGACCGGCTGTTCGGCGCGCCCATGCCTTACATGCTGTGGGTGCACCAGCGGCCGACCGACGGCGGCCAGTGGCCGGGGGCGCACCTGCACGTCGAGGTCGCGCCCCTGTACCGCTCGCCCTCCACCCCCCGGTTCGTGGCCGCCGGCGAACTGGGCAGCGGCGTCTACTTCAACCCGGTGGCCCCGGCCGACGCCGCCGCCCGCCTCCGGGGCGCAGGCGTCACTCCTTGA
- a CDS encoding VOC family protein → MARPVVHFEIMGPKDAGLQGFYTDLFEWEINADNPMGYGLVNAAEGGIGGGVGSAPMGQTYVTVYVSVPDPQVALDRAVELGGKIAMPVTEIPGLVTMALFSDPAGNVMGLVKE, encoded by the coding sequence ATGGCCCGTCCTGTCGTCCACTTCGAGATCATGGGGCCCAAGGATGCCGGTCTCCAGGGTTTCTACACCGACCTGTTCGAGTGGGAGATCAACGCCGACAACCCCATGGGCTACGGCCTGGTAAATGCGGCCGAGGGCGGTATCGGCGGGGGAGTGGGGTCGGCACCCATGGGCCAGACCTACGTGACCGTCTACGTGTCGGTGCCCGACCCCCAGGTGGCCCTCGACCGGGCCGTGGAGCTGGGCGGCAAGATCGCCATGCCCGTCACCGAGATCCCCGGCCTGGTGACCATGGCCCTCTTCTCCGACCCGGCCGGCAACGTCATGGGGCTGGTCAAGGAGTGA
- a CDS encoding PH domain-containing protein: protein MAFPRKYLNDGEQIVLDMRPHWSFFAGPAAALAASLGLAIVARNLNDRIVQGLLVLALVAMGWCFARWARWVTTNFVVTTDRLIHRHGVFTKRGQEIPLERLNDVSFYRSLIHRMLGAGDLLIESAGERGQQRFDHIAHPERVQNVIHREIEAAQARDADRIAGRRDQALTPLEQIEKLEELRQRGVISQAEFEAKKAQLLDRL from the coding sequence ATGGCCTTTCCCCGCAAGTACCTGAACGACGGCGAGCAGATCGTGCTCGACATGCGGCCCCACTGGTCGTTCTTCGCGGGGCCGGCGGCCGCCCTGGCCGCCTCGCTGGGCCTGGCCATCGTCGCCCGCAACCTCAATGACCGCATCGTCCAGGGCCTGCTCGTGCTGGCTCTGGTGGCCATGGGCTGGTGCTTCGCCCGCTGGGCCCGGTGGGTCACGACCAACTTCGTGGTCACCACCGATCGGCTCATCCACCGCCACGGGGTGTTCACCAAGCGGGGCCAGGAGATCCCTTTGGAGCGGCTCAACGACGTGAGCTTCTACCGTTCGCTCATCCACCGCATGCTGGGCGCCGGTGACCTGCTCATCGAGTCGGCCGGGGAGCGGGGCCAGCAGCGCTTCGACCACATCGCCCACCCCGAGCGTGTGCAGAACGTGATCCACCGTGAGATCGAGGCCGCCCAGGCCCGCGACGCCGACCGCATCGCCGGGCGCCGCGACCAGGCTCTGACCCCCCTCGAACAGATCGAGAAGCTCGAGGAGCTGCGCCAGCGGGGCGTCATCTCCCAAGCCGAGTTCGAGGCCAAGAAGGCCCAGCTCCTCGACCGCCTGTAG
- the def gene encoding peptide deformylase, whose product MAVRPVVALPDPLLKRRSEPVGGVGERERALAADLVETMRSRPACVGLAAPQIGVSLRAFVIDVTGHRKARSCHGEVVLFDPELVVAREPVVAREGCLSVPDLTGDVARATTVVVRGITPAGEVRVIEADAFEARALLHEIDHLDGLLFLDRVSSPGSVFRRKVYR is encoded by the coding sequence GTGGCGGTCAGGCCGGTGGTGGCGCTGCCCGACCCGCTGCTCAAGCGCCGGTCGGAGCCCGTCGGAGGGGTGGGCGAGCGCGAGCGGGCCCTGGCCGCCGACCTGGTCGAGACCATGCGGTCCCGGCCGGCGTGCGTGGGCCTGGCCGCCCCCCAGATCGGCGTCAGCCTGCGGGCCTTCGTGATCGACGTGACCGGTCACCGCAAGGCCCGCTCGTGCCACGGCGAGGTGGTGCTGTTCGACCCCGAGCTGGTGGTGGCCCGCGAGCCGGTGGTGGCCCGGGAGGGCTGCCTTAGCGTGCCCGACCTGACGGGCGACGTGGCCCGGGCCACGACCGTCGTGGTGCGGGGCATCACCCCCGCGGGCGAGGTGAGGGTCATCGAAGCCGACGCCTTCGAGGCCCGGGCCCTGCTCCACGAGATCGACCACCTCGACGGCCTCCTGTTCTTGGACCGGGTTTCCTCGCCGGGCTCGGTGTTCCGCCGCAAGGTCTACCGCTGA